From the genome of Fimbriimonadaceae bacterium, one region includes:
- a CDS encoding LPS-assembly protein LptD, producing the protein MKRWTVSLFSLASAAAFGQSGLAQLYSTAIAHTGQDPAGNSQTPPDARQDPNKPPLQPTGFPAGADADGRLPTPVQGQNSDRVVRILSTNSQLTRMGDIVTIKDKVHVLYRGYDIFADEVVGNLRTSVFVLRGNASLVGEDAVIKGERLEVDFDTKKFRTLKIDAELRPSLLGGETLSSVYVRGGEGFGTDREFTAHDSLLTTCEKEIPHYHIDSKMMEVRPGKRIILRKAGFDLLGHKLFTIPYLVIPLDDRNQRYAPEIGQTQEEGWFIRNTIGIPVSGNNALSSYLDYYEKLGPGIGGRFAYDSENAAGFVRAYNIAGDTQSLEVVSSHIQRFGSSIFSLDNNFQKRNFFNSPQNTSMQTRASLLFPQRGATTRLSFIRSANESTNFESVTQAFAISDQRTYGLNTRTLLDLSWNRYNSQSGSNTNQREQLDVRFNGRYDLSQALAELDYQRSIPIGENKNFFGAIERTPVLTLSTDSRRLLGRGTKTDWPFSSLLSVGQFTDQRIGDTITRYFFEFNLNRPDNGRSRFGMQTNARFQQRFYSDDTAQYVTTLNTALRYNLGDRSAFNLRYSYLQPEGFTPLNIDRSSRTSYGTAELNFQLSSALRIGAQSGFDALRSREGEVGWQPVGVRMEWQPTDGFLMRGQTTYDPRLSTWSNLTLDMGYAHNDTFLSIGARYDGIRQVWGNFNVYLDGFRVGRTRVAALLTYNGYLKKFDSKHYSLIYDLHCAEAVLEVLENNFGFRSGREVYFSIRLKAFPFGSNFGTGTRGQPIGIGTGSGF; encoded by the coding sequence GTGAAGCGGTGGACGGTTTCCCTGTTCAGCCTTGCCTCAGCCGCCGCATTCGGACAATCCGGTCTGGCTCAGCTTTACAGCACCGCTATCGCTCACACGGGGCAAGATCCTGCCGGAAACTCGCAGACGCCTCCCGATGCGAGACAAGATCCCAATAAGCCCCCGCTCCAGCCGACCGGATTCCCTGCGGGTGCCGACGCAGACGGTCGTTTGCCCACCCCAGTTCAGGGGCAAAACTCAGACCGAGTTGTGCGAATCCTATCCACTAACAGCCAACTCACAAGGATGGGCGACATCGTCACGATCAAGGACAAGGTGCATGTCCTTTATCGCGGATACGATATCTTCGCTGACGAGGTTGTTGGCAATCTACGCACGAGCGTCTTTGTTTTGCGAGGGAACGCCTCGCTGGTCGGGGAGGATGCAGTCATAAAGGGCGAACGGCTTGAGGTCGACTTTGACACCAAGAAGTTCAGGACGCTCAAGATCGACGCTGAATTGAGGCCAAGCCTACTCGGCGGAGAGACACTCAGCAGCGTTTATGTGAGAGGTGGAGAAGGGTTTGGTACAGACCGGGAGTTCACCGCTCACGACAGCCTCTTAACAACCTGCGAAAAGGAGATCCCTCACTATCATATCGACTCTAAAATGATGGAGGTTCGTCCAGGAAAGCGAATCATCCTCCGCAAAGCAGGCTTCGATCTTCTTGGGCACAAACTCTTCACGATCCCCTACTTGGTGATCCCCCTCGACGACCGCAATCAGCGATACGCCCCCGAGATCGGGCAAACGCAAGAGGAGGGTTGGTTCATCCGGAACACCATCGGAATTCCGGTTTCGGGCAACAACGCCCTGTCGAGTTATCTCGATTACTACGAAAAGCTTGGACCAGGGATCGGTGGTCGGTTCGCCTATGACTCGGAGAATGCGGCCGGCTTTGTGCGCGCCTACAACATCGCTGGCGATACCCAATCTCTCGAAGTCGTATCGAGCCACATTCAACGGTTTGGTTCGTCGATCTTTAGCCTCGACAATAACTTTCAAAAGCGCAACTTTTTCAACTCGCCTCAGAACACAAGCATGCAAACAAGGGCATCGCTGCTGTTTCCTCAACGCGGCGCAACGACGAGGCTGTCGTTTATTCGCTCCGCGAACGAGTCCACCAACTTCGAGAGCGTGACCCAGGCCTTTGCGATCTCCGACCAGCGCACATACGGCCTCAACACACGGACCCTACTCGATCTATCGTGGAACCGATACAACTCCCAGTCTGGATCGAACACGAATCAGCGCGAGCAACTCGACGTGCGCTTCAATGGTCGATACGACCTCAGCCAGGCGCTTGCCGAACTCGACTATCAGCGCAGCATTCCTATCGGTGAGAACAAGAACTTCTTCGGAGCAATTGAGCGAACTCCCGTCCTCACACTCAGCACCGATTCACGCCGACTCCTCGGGAGAGGAACCAAAACGGATTGGCCTTTCTCATCCCTTTTATCGGTAGGACAATTCACCGACCAGCGCATCGGCGACACGATTACACGCTATTTCTTTGAGTTCAACCTCAACAGGCCCGACAACGGCAGAAGTCGCTTCGGCATGCAGACCAATGCCCGTTTTCAGCAGCGGTTCTACAGCGACGACACGGCTCAATACGTCACCACCCTCAACACCGCCCTGCGCTACAACCTGGGTGACCGTTCGGCCTTCAACCTGCGGTACTCCTACCTTCAGCCCGAAGGCTTCACTCCCTTGAATATCGACCGCTCAAGCCGAACAAGCTACGGAACGGCTGAACTGAACTTCCAACTCTCGTCTGCGCTTCGGATCGGCGCACAGTCAGGATTTGACGCCCTTCGTTCGCGTGAGGGCGAAGTAGGATGGCAGCCCGTTGGCGTTCGCATGGAGTGGCAGCCAACCGATGGATTCTTAATGCGGGGGCAGACCACATACGATCCCCGACTCTCGACATGGAGCAACCTCACACTCGACATGGGCTACGCCCATAACGACACTTTCCTGAGCATCGGCGCTCGCTACGATGGCATTCGCCAGGTCTGGGGCAACTTCAACGTTTACCTCGACGGATTCCGTGTCGGAAGGACGCGCGTCGCTGCGCTCCTAACTTACAATGGATATCTCAAGAAGTTCGACAGCAAGCATTATTCGCTGATTTATGACCTGCACTGCGCCGAAGCCGTGCTCGAAGTACTGGAGAATAATTTCGGTTTTCGCTCGGGAAGAGAAGTGTATTTTTCAATCCGTTTGAAGGCTTTTCCATTCGGTTCAAATTTTGGAACGGGCACGCGCGGTCAGCCGATTGGCATCGGCACGGGCTCTGGATTTTAA
- a CDS encoding aldo/keto reductase family protein yields MQYRKLGRYGIKVSEVALGGWLTQGRSISDDTTNAIVKEAFDLGINFFDTADVYNAGEAEKSLAKAIKGFRREDIVIGTKCYFPMSDRPNDRGLSRKHIFESVHNSLKRLEVDYVDIMQFHRYDPDSPTDESVRAMDDLIRQGKILYWGTSEWPAHEIMNAYHLAKEMNCMPPASNQPVYNMLNRGIENAVIPACTELGIGQVVFSPLAQGVLTGKYVPGQPLPAGSRGADDKSNMFMGNLLTDDVLTRVQKLKAFAESLGTTVGKFALAWCLRQPNLSCVIVGASRVEQIKENVEASELKFDAAVWQQAEKILEG; encoded by the coding sequence ATGCAATATAGAAAACTTGGGCGCTACGGAATCAAGGTTAGCGAGGTCGCCCTCGGTGGCTGGCTGACACAGGGCCGCTCGATCAGCGACGATACGACCAACGCGATTGTAAAAGAGGCCTTCGATCTCGGAATCAACTTCTTCGACACAGCCGATGTTTACAATGCTGGCGAAGCTGAAAAGAGTCTGGCAAAAGCCATCAAAGGATTCCGACGCGAAGATATCGTAATCGGTACGAAATGCTATTTCCCTATGTCGGACCGTCCCAACGATCGGGGCCTCAGCCGAAAGCACATCTTCGAATCCGTACACAACTCGCTCAAGCGTCTTGAAGTCGATTACGTCGACATCATGCAGTTTCACCGCTACGACCCCGATTCTCCAACTGACGAATCGGTCCGCGCTATGGACGATCTCATCCGCCAGGGCAAAATCCTCTACTGGGGCACCAGCGAGTGGCCCGCCCACGAGATCATGAACGCTTATCATCTCGCCAAAGAGATGAACTGCATGCCGCCCGCATCGAACCAGCCCGTTTACAACATGTTGAACCGGGGGATCGAAAACGCAGTCATCCCTGCTTGCACCGAACTCGGCATCGGACAGGTCGTATTCTCACCACTGGCTCAGGGTGTTCTTACGGGCAAGTACGTGCCCGGCCAGCCGCTGCCAGCAGGTTCACGCGGAGCGGACGATAAGTCGAATATGTTCATGGGGAACTTGCTCACCGACGATGTATTGACCCGCGTCCAAAAGTTGAAAGCGTTTGCCGAATCGCTCGGAACGACGGTCGGGAAGTTTGCCCTGGCTTGGTGTCTACGGCAGCCTAACCTTTCTTGCGTGATCGTCGGCGCTTCAAGGGTGGAACAGATCAAAGAAAATGTCGAGGCGAGCGAGCTCAAGTTTGATGCAGCAGTTTGGCAACAGGCAGAGAAGATCCTGGAGGGATGA
- a CDS encoding glycosyltransferase family 39 protein: MFEPAAGLGALLCLAVLVLFWHQYLRDWLGDIDPAARLGISGLLGLGAVGWLLFFVGYIPGSLKTFGYLHLLIAMLLVAILFRKTFLRPLDLPIAKPAGVGFFVTAACLLCAVVALVAVLAPSDINDWDSLAYHLAVPKLWQQAGQIYYIPYIHHSNFPFLVENLNLLWRDGSAAKATIFAFSILGAFTVFGIARQKYGDKAAWWSLLAFCTVPVVLWESGSAYIDVAHGLFSGLAVVLALMWGEKFDKRYLWLSAIFLGFSIGSKYTGLQVTVVLLAALFALAVRTPNFAKVAKGGVLIAIVGVLIGAPWYVRNAVVVGNPVFPFFYEKLGGKNWSDFNAQIYRNEQQTFGVGRTETGRDVTQIGHAILGLAYQPGRYVNPGQTEGHGFPFGALGAVTMVAAMLWMLAGRAGRFEGGILFSTFVSLGMWFFLSQQSRYGMNFALPLVFLAGAGVTRLRAGPMLSAAIALQAVYSLWMVWTTTTTPKLPVVLGKETREEYMSQAIPFFEPAQLLNEAAKSGKIALYDEVFGYLLEPAYFWANPGHCTIIPYDEMASGDDLAKALRDLGFTHVYVNLGFWSSEDRIEWLRATGVAGEAVPYTSERRQALVSDPQASWRLFLAEAIASGKLAAIQDFPAKSLEEGRVPRSFLIVVK; encoded by the coding sequence ATGTTTGAGCCTGCGGCCGGTCTTGGAGCCTTACTGTGTCTCGCTGTCCTCGTCCTGTTTTGGCACCAGTATCTGCGAGACTGGCTAGGGGATATCGACCCTGCCGCGCGGCTGGGCATTTCTGGGCTTCTTGGTCTCGGAGCCGTCGGCTGGCTGCTCTTCTTCGTGGGCTACATACCTGGGAGCCTCAAGACGTTTGGCTATCTCCACCTATTGATCGCGATGCTTCTCGTCGCTATCCTATTCAGAAAGACTTTCCTGCGCCCATTAGACCTTCCTATCGCTAAACCGGCGGGCGTCGGTTTCTTCGTCACTGCGGCATGTCTTCTTTGCGCGGTGGTGGCTCTTGTGGCTGTTCTCGCCCCAAGCGACATCAACGATTGGGACTCCCTTGCCTATCATCTCGCCGTACCAAAGCTCTGGCAGCAAGCCGGTCAGATTTATTACATCCCCTACATCCACCACAGCAACTTCCCATTTTTGGTCGAGAATCTGAACTTGCTCTGGCGCGATGGCAGCGCGGCAAAAGCTACTATCTTTGCCTTCTCCATCCTTGGAGCCTTTACCGTTTTCGGGATAGCACGCCAAAAGTACGGTGACAAGGCGGCATGGTGGTCCTTGCTTGCGTTCTGCACAGTTCCCGTCGTGCTTTGGGAGTCGGGCTCGGCTTACATCGATGTTGCTCATGGGCTTTTCTCTGGGCTCGCGGTTGTTTTGGCTCTGATGTGGGGAGAGAAGTTCGATAAGCGGTATCTCTGGCTCTCAGCGATCTTCCTTGGCTTTAGCATCGGCTCTAAATACACTGGCCTGCAAGTCACAGTCGTTCTTCTCGCCGCTCTATTCGCACTCGCTGTGCGCACACCCAACTTCGCAAAGGTTGCGAAAGGGGGAGTGCTGATCGCCATCGTTGGCGTGTTGATCGGCGCACCATGGTACGTTCGCAACGCCGTTGTCGTAGGGAATCCCGTTTTCCCCTTCTTTTATGAGAAGCTGGGAGGCAAGAATTGGAGCGACTTCAACGCGCAAATCTACCGCAATGAGCAGCAAACGTTTGGTGTCGGACGAACCGAAACTGGTCGCGATGTCACACAAATCGGCCATGCGATCCTTGGCCTTGCCTATCAGCCCGGACGCTATGTGAACCCCGGCCAAACCGAAGGACACGGATTCCCGTTCGGCGCTCTCGGAGCGGTCACCATGGTAGCCGCGATGCTCTGGATGCTCGCGGGCCGGGCCGGACGCTTCGAAGGCGGAATCCTCTTCTCTACCTTCGTCTCGCTCGGTATGTGGTTCTTCCTAAGCCAGCAGAGCAGATACGGGATGAACTTTGCCCTGCCCCTAGTTTTCCTTGCCGGTGCAGGAGTGACACGCCTCCGGGCCGGGCCGATGCTATCTGCTGCAATCGCATTACAAGCTGTCTACTCCCTTTGGATGGTCTGGACGACCACAACAACACCGAAGCTCCCAGTCGTCCTTGGCAAGGAGACGAGGGAGGAGTACATGTCCCAGGCGATCCCCTTCTTTGAGCCCGCACAGCTCCTGAACGAAGCCGCCAAGTCAGGCAAGATCGCGCTCTACGACGAAGTCTTTGGCTATCTGCTTGAGCCCGCCTACTTCTGGGCGAATCCTGGGCACTGCACGATCATTCCTTATGACGAGATGGCTTCGGGGGATGATCTTGCGAAGGCGCTTCGCGATCTGGGTTTCACCCATGTTTACGTGAACCTTGGCTTTTGGTCTTCCGAAGATCGCATCGAATGGTTGAGGGCCACAGGGGTGGCTGGCGAGGCCGTTCCGTACACGTCAGAACGCCGTCAAGCGCTGGTGTCAGACCCTCAGGCGAGCTGGCGACTTTTCCTCGCCGAGGCGATTGCCTCGGGCAAGCTTGCCGCGATTCAGGACTTCCCGGCGAAGTCGCTCGAAGAGGGTCGCGTGCCAAGGTCATTCCTTATAGTTGTCAAGTAA
- a CDS encoding S8 family serine peptidase: MRKNCINFRTAVARTTMIALFAVTAASMMAQARAPFVERPGIIEYTGEMIVRPYTVDAWKKKGLSPQISANRIQNAVRRIQGFVVSANNRTGEYIVRVPIGYNENSFSQSLMFSGDYEYAVPNWMCYPTINPNDTLFGQQWHHPKIQAPQAWDILTGDNTIICAIVDTGIDTDHPDLAPNRVLGYNSVTNTTEAAGGIVEDDNGHGTHCAGDAAAIGNNGIGVSGVGWNFKIMGIKATSGGGGASMASLTGGAQWAIDNGAKVVSVSFTGVDSPAVQTTGAYCKANGGLMCWAAGNDNRNLTFNHPDVIVVGASDNNDGKASFSAFGPGVHVFAPGVNIMSTTMGGGYGNSSGTSMATPVTNGAIAMIWAADPTLSPQEVQDILESTCDNIGPSNIFGHGRINVFKAVDGAGSVPEITLGPQSISTFEGTYISGDLNSVKFDDTDYYKTKSTIVAGLGFTASAEYIYQINIPKNKLRTINFSMLMRQQSAPSVTGLTFLWNYQLNKYDFVGANPIKTTFGSPIVRAIGDFNKYVGPTGEVKIVIRTLAPFSKARGFSFFFDLDHVEMKIKAAP; encoded by the coding sequence ATGAGGAAGAATTGCATTAATTTTAGAACAGCGGTTGCTCGTACAACGATGATCGCGCTGTTTGCTGTTACGGCAGCAAGTATGATGGCGCAGGCTCGCGCTCCTTTCGTAGAGCGGCCTGGCATCATTGAGTACACCGGCGAAATGATCGTTCGCCCCTACACAGTCGATGCTTGGAAGAAGAAAGGTCTGTCGCCCCAAATCTCGGCAAACCGCATCCAAAACGCTGTTCGACGCATTCAAGGATTTGTCGTATCGGCAAACAACCGCACAGGCGAATACATCGTGCGCGTTCCCATCGGCTACAACGAGAACTCGTTCTCGCAGTCGCTGATGTTCTCCGGCGACTACGAATACGCAGTGCCGAACTGGATGTGCTATCCGACGATCAATCCAAACGACACGCTTTTTGGTCAGCAATGGCACCACCCGAAGATTCAGGCCCCGCAAGCATGGGACATCCTGACGGGTGACAACACTATTATCTGCGCAATCGTCGATACCGGTATCGACACGGACCACCCCGACTTGGCTCCGAACCGCGTTCTCGGTTACAACTCCGTGACAAACACAACCGAGGCTGCGGGTGGCATCGTAGAAGACGATAACGGTCACGGTACACACTGTGCCGGTGATGCCGCTGCCATTGGAAACAACGGCATTGGCGTCAGCGGAGTCGGCTGGAACTTCAAAATCATGGGCATCAAAGCCACCTCGGGTGGCGGCGGCGCTTCGATGGCGTCCTTGACCGGTGGCGCACAATGGGCCATCGATAACGGTGCAAAAGTCGTAAGTGTCAGCTTTACCGGCGTTGATTCTCCTGCCGTTCAAACGACAGGCGCGTACTGCAAAGCAAACGGCGGTCTAATGTGCTGGGCAGCGGGTAACGATAACCGCAACCTGACGTTCAATCACCCCGACGTTATCGTTGTCGGAGCTTCCGACAATAACGACGGCAAGGCCAGCTTCTCGGCATTCGGCCCCGGCGTCCACGTCTTCGCTCCTGGCGTCAACATCATGAGCACCACGATGGGCGGCGGTTATGGCAACTCCAGCGGAACCTCGATGGCTACGCCAGTGACCAACGGCGCGATTGCAATGATCTGGGCCGCTGACCCCACGCTATCACCACAAGAAGTACAAGATATTCTTGAGAGCACCTGCGACAACATCGGCCCGTCAAACATCTTTGGCCACGGTCGAATCAACGTCTTCAAGGCAGTTGACGGCGCTGGTTCCGTGCCCGAGATCACGCTTGGACCGCAATCGATCAGCACTTTCGAAGGTACTTACATCAGCGGTGATCTGAACTCAGTGAAGTTCGACGATACCGATTATTACAAGACGAAATCGACGATCGTCGCTGGCCTCGGATTCACGGCAAGCGCTGAGTACATCTATCAGATCAACATTCCTAAGAATAAGCTGCGAACCATCAACTTCTCGATGTTGATGCGACAGCAGAGCGCTCCGTCTGTGACGGGACTTACATTCCTCTGGAACTATCAGCTCAACAAGTACGACTTCGTTGGAGCGAACCCGATCAAGACGACGTTTGGATCGCCAATCGTCCGAGCTATCGGTGACTTCAACAAGTACGTTGGCCCGACAGGCGAAGTGAAGATCGTCATCCGAACGCTTGCTCCTTTCAGCAAGGCACGAGGATTCTCGTTCTTCTTCGATCTCGACCATGTTGAGATGAAGATCAAGGCCGCTCCTTAG
- a CDS encoding tetratricopeptide repeat protein: protein MGNGFDLSVETIAGMCLVWVPIAIWCIMMINWMIVGEIETLAGLVGLGFGVTLGVLSVNPPDPGLRPLFFAAAVITLILTPITRLTMDRMALASFDIEAIERAYEMLRSKPDNYAAKLRLAKALYNKGLILHAVAICEEALRPASDVTFSEEKYMLKRWKGQIGMVQNPTRDIRCINCNELNEPGHILCKKCGHAFLLSYAKGQFIKPSIAKRLVACWMFAMMAILGIPLSLTAFAPLVAIGVIIFLFVVGTYFLIRAFRDDKAVTV from the coding sequence ATGGGCAATGGGTTCGACCTTTCTGTAGAAACAATCGCCGGAATGTGCCTCGTCTGGGTTCCGATTGCCATCTGGTGCATCATGATGATCAACTGGATGATCGTCGGAGAGATCGAAACGCTCGCTGGCCTCGTTGGACTTGGCTTCGGAGTAACTCTTGGCGTCCTATCCGTGAACCCGCCCGATCCTGGGCTGCGCCCACTCTTCTTTGCCGCCGCCGTTATCACCCTCATTCTCACCCCGATCACAAGGCTGACCATGGATAGGATGGCGCTCGCCTCGTTCGACATTGAGGCGATAGAACGTGCCTACGAGATGTTGCGATCCAAGCCCGACAACTACGCCGCAAAGCTGCGGCTCGCAAAAGCCCTCTACAACAAAGGGCTGATCCTCCACGCCGTCGCCATTTGCGAAGAAGCCCTGCGCCCCGCATCCGATGTCACATTCAGCGAAGAGAAGTACATGCTCAAGCGCTGGAAGGGGCAAATCGGAATGGTGCAGAACCCAACGCGCGATATCCGCTGCATCAACTGCAATGAACTCAACGAACCGGGACACATCCTCTGCAAAAAGTGCGGACACGCGTTCTTGCTTAGCTATGCAAAAGGCCAGTTCATCAAACCCAGCATTGCAAAACGGTTGGTGGCTTGCTGGATGTTCGCGATGATGGCCATTCTGGGAATCCCCCTCAGCCTCACCGCCTTTGCGCCTCTCGTCGCGATCGGTGTCATCATCTTTCTGTTCGTCGTCGGAACGTATTTTCTTATCCGCGCATTCCGAGACGACAAGGCCGTCACTGTATGA
- a CDS encoding LptF/LptG family permease — translation MKTLDRYVIRELFVPFLIGTITVVLMFQANMLIFQYKTFSLNTIPILASLKVILFETPGFLNMTLPVGTSLAVSLAVTRLARETELTAMRSAGASIRRVIMPMVFFGFLVSIGNFFLAENVMPAAKKASLKIQRDIGALGGTPDFKSNVVVNVRTYTVNVGVVQRTQDGGLVLKDILMFERPRVDEVWLYRADSGTYKDGIWGEFKNLKLWTIKGSSLRIFDPKEFVIEEPITLDAIFSPPTNEELTLKELQGMVADGKKAGVDTTSVEVNLHTRFSVPAACLIFSLVAPIFAVLFARGGTFIGVMLSLVLVMLYYNAYIISTEILGKQGIVSPMIAAWLPNIVFLVLGLLALRRIE, via the coding sequence ATGAAAACTCTCGACCGATACGTCATTCGAGAGCTGTTCGTGCCGTTCTTGATCGGCACGATCACCGTCGTGCTGATGTTCCAGGCCAACATGCTGATTTTTCAGTACAAGACCTTCTCGCTGAACACGATCCCGATCCTTGCCTCACTCAAGGTTATTCTCTTCGAAACCCCTGGCTTCTTGAACATGACGCTCCCCGTCGGGACGTCGCTCGCGGTGTCGCTCGCGGTAACGAGACTCGCACGGGAGACGGAGTTGACGGCGATGCGCTCGGCTGGCGCGTCCATCCGCCGCGTGATCATGCCGATGGTCTTTTTCGGCTTCCTCGTGTCTATCGGCAACTTCTTTCTCGCTGAAAATGTCATGCCCGCCGCGAAAAAGGCTTCGCTCAAGATTCAACGCGATATCGGCGCGCTCGGCGGCACACCAGACTTCAAATCCAACGTCGTCGTCAACGTCCGCACCTACACCGTAAACGTTGGCGTCGTTCAACGCACCCAGGATGGCGGTCTTGTTCTGAAGGACATCCTCATGTTCGAACGTCCGCGAGTCGATGAAGTGTGGTTGTACCGTGCCGATAGCGGGACCTACAAAGACGGCATATGGGGCGAATTTAAAAACCTCAAACTCTGGACGATCAAGGGCTCAAGCCTCCGAATTTTCGATCCCAAGGAGTTTGTAATCGAGGAGCCGATCACACTCGATGCCATCTTCTCGCCTCCCACGAACGAGGAGCTCACGCTCAAAGAGCTTCAAGGGATGGTCGCAGACGGCAAGAAAGCCGGAGTCGATACAACTTCGGTCGAAGTCAATTTGCACACCCGTTTCAGCGTCCCCGCCGCCTGCCTGATCTTCTCGCTAGTTGCACCAATCTTCGCCGTACTGTTTGCCCGTGGTGGCACGTTTATCGGTGTGATGCTGAGCCTTGTGCTGGTGATGCTTTATTACAACGCCTACATCATCTCCACGGAGATTCTGGGCAAGCAAGGCATCGTGAGCCCAATGATCGCTGCATGGCTTCCGAATATCGTCTTCCTCGTACTTGGATTGCTCGCCTTGCGGAGGATTGAGTGA
- a CDS encoding ABC-2 family transporter protein, whose product MRRYLRVYKKFFLTSIAREMEFRANFFAKIAQNLVWVGFAILVLLVIYRNTDAIAGWGKGDATILLGTTIFMNALSAMFTMGLMEIPEQVRKGTLDFVVTKPIDSQYWVSLRKFHFEQSGVALSGLAIIIIGVVLSKAHPSLMDIFGYATLTLCAVIIFYSVNLILMTLGIYFVRVENLWVLGDTVISVVRFPLDIYPKALIRFLTFAVPMAFLAYEPSKQLTQGIQISMVGLGIGWALALFLAARVFWHKSLVHYSSASS is encoded by the coding sequence GTGCGACGGTATCTCCGAGTCTATAAGAAGTTCTTTCTCACCTCGATTGCTCGTGAGATGGAGTTCAGGGCGAACTTCTTCGCCAAGATCGCACAAAATCTTGTTTGGGTCGGCTTCGCAATTCTGGTCTTGCTGGTGATTTATCGGAACACCGATGCCATCGCGGGTTGGGGGAAGGGGGATGCGACGATCCTTCTTGGCACAACGATTTTCATGAACGCGCTAAGCGCGATGTTTACGATGGGGCTCATGGAGATCCCCGAACAAGTGCGAAAAGGAACGCTTGATTTTGTGGTGACCAAGCCTATCGACTCGCAGTATTGGGTGTCTCTCCGGAAGTTTCACTTCGAGCAGAGCGGGGTCGCGCTGTCTGGCCTGGCGATCATTATTATCGGAGTTGTGCTTAGCAAGGCCCATCCGTCGTTGATGGATATTTTTGGATACGCGACTCTGACCTTGTGCGCGGTCATCATCTTCTACTCGGTGAATTTGATCCTGATGACCCTCGGCATTTACTTCGTGAGAGTCGAGAATCTTTGGGTGCTAGGCGATACCGTTATCTCTGTCGTACGCTTTCCTTTGGATATCTATCCGAAGGCGCTGATTCGTTTCCTCACTTTTGCGGTGCCGATGGCTTTTCTGGCTTATGAGCCAAGCAAACAGCTTACACAGGGCATTCAAATCAGCATGGTCGGCTTGGGGATTGGTTGGGCGTTGGCTCTCTTTTTGGCGGCTCGTGTTTTCTGGCACAAATCTCTTGTGCACTACTCAAGCGCCAGCAGCTAA
- the plsY gene encoding glycerol-3-phosphate 1-O-acyltransferase PlsY, whose translation MKEALVFLAAYFVGSIPVGYLVARANGIDIFKTGSGNVGATNVMRSLGKKWGIVVFVLDLLKGFASAMVGGMLLPEPGYGLLVGVIAIVGHCLSPFLKFRGGKGIATGVGALFGSVPEIAGICLAAYALVFVTTRYVSVASIVAIFLAVILGYAFKLPPVGIYALWGMWALIAFRHKGNIERLLKGEEPKFYAKGARPEQPGNSVSSEDKEPIPVNKESN comes from the coding sequence ATGAAAGAAGCATTGGTGTTCCTTGCCGCCTATTTTGTTGGCTCGATTCCGGTCGGCTACCTGGTCGCCCGTGCAAACGGCATCGACATTTTCAAGACCGGGTCGGGCAATGTCGGCGCAACGAACGTGATGCGAAGCCTCGGCAAGAAGTGGGGCATTGTCGTTTTTGTGCTGGACCTTCTTAAGGGCTTTGCCTCCGCGATGGTAGGGGGAATGCTTCTCCCAGAACCGGGTTACGGCCTTCTCGTCGGTGTGATTGCGATCGTGGGGCATTGTCTGTCCCCATTCCTGAAGTTTCGTGGGGGCAAAGGCATCGCAACGGGGGTGGGGGCGCTGTTTGGAAGCGTTCCCGAAATTGCCGGGATCTGTCTCGCCGCCTACGCTCTGGTGTTTGTCACAACGCGCTATGTCAGCGTCGCCTCCATCGTTGCGATTTTTCTCGCGGTCATCTTAGGCTACGCCTTCAAGCTTCCTCCCGTCGGCATCTACGCTCTCTGGGGGATGTGGGCATTGATCGCATTTCGCCACAAAGGAAATATCGAGCGACTGTTGAAAGGGGAAGAACCAAAGTTTTACGCGAAGGGCGCACGTCCCGAACAACCGGGCAACTCGGTTTCGTCAGAAGACAAGGAGCCGATTCCGGTCAATAAGGAGTCCAACTGA